One Leptolyngbyaceae cyanobacterium genomic window carries:
- a CDS encoding transcriptional regulator has translation MELITTFPPRPITCEAELTATQNRINSILDKRNITQDDRDYLNVLGTLVYNYEQKHEIMPVLKGVKLLKALMVEDNIEAKDLVGIWENEVQVSEVLNGEREMTATQMQKLAEFFHVSAGAFLE, from the coding sequence ATGGAACTAATTACCACATTTCCGCCACGTCCGATTACCTGTGAAGCTGAGTTAACCGCTACTCAAAATCGGATTAATTCTATTTTGGATAAAAGGAATATTACTCAAGATGACCGAGACTACTTAAACGTGCTTGGTACTTTAGTTTATAATTACGAACAGAAACATGAAATAATGCCAGTTTTGAAAGGTGTCAAGCTGCTGAAAGCTTTGATGGTGGAAGATAATATTGAAGCAAAAGACTTGGTTGGTATATGGGAAAATGAGGTACAGGTGTCTGAGGTACTGAATGGGGAACGGGAAATGACGGCAACTCAAATGCAAAAGTTAGCTGAGTTTTTCCATGTTTCTGCTGGGGCGTTTTTGGAATGA
- a CDS encoding DUF2283 domain-containing protein encodes MKITYDSEADALYISLIEGDRQCRTLRLNEDIALDIGEGELLVGIEILDAKDVLGKGELPSVVLENIAFVELKQEALKE; translated from the coding sequence ATGAAAATCACTTATGATTCTGAAGCTGATGCACTTTACATTAGTTTAATTGAAGGCGATCGCCAATGCAGAACTTTACGTTTAAATGAAGACATCGCTTTAGATATTGGCGAAGGGGAATTACTCGTCGGTATTGAAATTTTGGATGCAAAAGATGTATTAGGAAAAGGCGAATTACCCTCTGTTGTGTTAGAAAATATCGCTTTTGTGGAATTAAAACAAGAAGCATTAAAGGAATGA
- a CDS encoding ATP-binding protein, with protein sequence MTSAPLPPNEVERLEALRRYNILDTPPEESFDRITALAARLFDVPIALISLVDEYRAWFKSCYGFDSREISRESTICSFAILSEEILVVPDTRNDPRFACQPFAISEPGIRFYAGAPLISADGFNLGTLCLVDNKPRHDLSVEQRATLADLSAIVIDELELRLSARKVAQLDTALIEVTQGVSAATGEAFFYSLVQHLSKALGVDYAVIGEIAGKEQKISTLALCAGGEIVENIDYLLLNTPCEQVINQRKLCCYPHSLQMQFPGNALLTQMQAQSYIATPLLDSTGCVLGVLGVLHRKPFDNLQLAESLLTIFATRATAELERKRAEEERSRLLACEQAARAEAEAANRMKDEFLAVLSHELRSPLNPILGWSRMLLSRKVDQVTTVRALETIERNAKLQADLIEDLLDVSRMIRGKLSLQVYPVNLIPIIKAAIETVQLAAEAKKIRLEAVLDPSVGLLLGDANRLQQIVWNLISNAIKFTAEGGNVKITLDSTDSHAQIRVSDTGKGISADFLPYVFERFRQADSTSTRSHGGLGLGLAIVRHLVELHGGSVAVESPGEGLGATFTVKLPLMDVPTKPIDPNLVAGVGEVVIIDDVPTLDGLQVLIVDDEADSRDFVAIALESYGARVIAVASATEALEAVEKLKPDVLVSDIGMPGEDGYTLIRKIRALQPERGGQLPAVALTAYARSEDCDRALSAGFHKHVTKPVEPATLAFAIASLIR encoded by the coding sequence ATGACCTCTGCTCCCCTGCCACCTAACGAAGTAGAACGCTTAGAGGCACTGCGTCGATATAATATCCTCGATACACCTCCGGAAGAGAGCTTCGATCGCATTACGGCTTTGGCAGCGCGTCTTTTTGACGTGCCGATCGCCTTAATTTCCTTGGTAGACGAATATCGAGCTTGGTTTAAATCTTGCTACGGCTTTGATTCTCGCGAAATTAGTCGAGAATCAACAATTTGTAGCTTTGCTATTTTGAGCGAGGAAATTTTAGTCGTTCCGGATACTCGAAACGACCCCCGCTTTGCTTGTCAGCCGTTTGCCATTAGCGAACCGGGTATTCGCTTTTATGCTGGCGCACCGCTGATTTCTGCCGATGGTTTTAATCTCGGCACCCTCTGTCTGGTGGACAACAAGCCGCGCCATGATTTGAGCGTCGAGCAGCGAGCTACTCTTGCCGACCTATCGGCTATAGTGATTGATGAGTTAGAGTTGCGGCTGTCAGCGCGGAAAGTTGCCCAATTGGATACCGCTCTGATCGAAGTTACTCAAGGAGTTTCCGCAGCGACGGGGGAAGCTTTTTTCTACTCTTTGGTGCAACATCTCAGTAAAGCATTGGGCGTTGATTACGCTGTGATTGGGGAAATAGCTGGGAAAGAACAGAAAATCAGCACTCTTGCTTTATGCGCTGGCGGAGAGATTGTAGAGAACATCGATTATTTACTGCTGAATACGCCTTGCGAACAAGTGATTAACCAGAGGAAACTGTGTTGTTATCCCCACAGCTTGCAAATGCAGTTTCCCGGAAATGCTTTACTTACCCAAATGCAAGCACAGAGTTATATCGCCACTCCTCTTTTGGATTCTACTGGTTGCGTGCTGGGGGTGCTTGGGGTACTACATCGCAAACCTTTCGATAACCTCCAGCTGGCAGAATCTTTGCTGACAATTTTTGCTACTCGCGCTACCGCAGAACTGGAACGCAAGCGAGCGGAAGAGGAACGATCCCGACTGTTGGCTTGCGAACAGGCGGCGCGTGCGGAGGCGGAAGCGGCAAACCGTATGAAGGATGAGTTTTTGGCGGTGCTTTCCCACGAATTGCGATCGCCTCTCAATCCTATTCTGGGTTGGTCTAGAATGCTTCTATCGCGCAAGGTAGACCAAGTTACTACCGTTCGCGCACTGGAAACCATCGAGCGCAACGCCAAGTTACAGGCAGATCTGATTGAGGATCTTCTCGATGTCTCGCGAATGATTCGGGGTAAACTGTCTTTGCAAGTTTATCCGGTTAACCTCATCCCAATAATTAAAGCGGCGATCGAAACCGTGCAGTTAGCAGCTGAAGCGAAGAAAATTCGGCTTGAGGCGGTACTCGATCCTTCTGTAGGATTGCTTTTAGGGGATGCCAATCGGTTGCAGCAAATAGTCTGGAATTTAATCTCTAATGCGATTAAGTTCACTGCGGAAGGGGGAAACGTGAAAATTACCCTCGATTCCACGGATTCTCACGCCCAAATTCGAGTTAGCGATACGGGAAAAGGAATTAGCGCGGACTTTCTGCCTTACGTTTTCGAGCGCTTCCGTCAAGCTGATAGTACGAGTACGCGATCGCATGGCGGACTCGGTTTGGGTTTAGCGATCGTGCGTCACTTGGTAGAATTGCATGGGGGAAGTGTGGCCGTGGAAAGCCCTGGAGAGGGACTGGGGGCAACATTTACTGTCAAGCTACCGCTGATGGATGTTCCCACAAAGCCGATCGATCCAAATTTAGTTGCAGGGGTTGGCGAGGTAGTAATAATAGATGATGTTCCCACTCTCGATGGTTTGCAAGTGCTGATTGTGGATGACGAAGCTGATAGCCGAGATTTTGTGGCGATCGCGCTTGAAAGTTATGGAGCTAGAGTAATAGCAGTTGCATCAGCCACCGAAGCACTGGAAGCAGTGGAGAAACTGAAGCCGGATGTGTTGGTAAGCGATATTGGAATGCCGGGAGAAGATGGCTACACGCTAATTCGCAAAATTAGAGCTTTGCAGCCAGAACGAGGTGGACAACTGCCAGCAGTAGCGCTAACCGCCTATGCTAGAAGCGAGGATTGCGATCGAGCGCTTTCGGCAGGCTTTCACAAGCACGTTACTAAGCCAGTCGAGCCAGCTACTTTAGCATTTGCGATCGCCAGTTTAATTAGATAA